From the genome of Deltaproteobacteria bacterium:
AGCTGCGCCTGCCGGATACCGCCTGAAGTAAAGAAACCGGGTCCGATCAGGGGCTTGCCCGAAACGGGATGTCTGATTTGTGGAGAACCGCTGGTTTATGAGACCATGCCCTCGGAACGCACATGCGTTCAGTGCGGCCGTTCGGAACCGGCAGCCTCCTCTTGCCGAAACGGCCACTATGTGTGCGACCTCTGTCACCTCAGAGATCCCATCGACATTGTTCGAAGGGTCTGCACGACGTCTTCCGAGACCGATATGCTCCGTCTGATGCGAGACATCCGCTCTCACGAACGCTTTCCCATGCACGGCCCGGAACATCACGGACTCGTTCCCGGGGTCATCCTGGCCACATACAGGAATCTCGGGGGACCCGTAGGAGAAGACGAGATTTTGACTGGAATCCAGCGCGGCATTCTGATACCGGGGGGCGCTTGCGCCTACATGGGCAGTTGTGGTGCGGCAACAGGCGTCGGAATCGCGTTTTCCATCATCCTCGAGGCAACGCCCCTTACTTCCACATCTCGAAGAAAAGTCCAGGCCCTGGTAGGAGAGATTATAGAGGTCCTGGCCCAAAGGGAAGCCGCCCGATGTTGCCGTAGAGAATGCTATCTGTCTCTCGTAGTTGCGGCTCGGCGTTCGGAGGACCTGCTACCGGTGAACCTTGTCGCGGATGAACCCTTCTCGTGCACGCAGCATGCTCTGAATAACGAGTGCATAAAAGCCGCCTGTCCACTGTATCCCAAGGACCAGAGCAAGCGTCATCCGGAAGGATCCAGGATACTCGCTCTCGTGAAGAGCTGACGCGGACCGTGACCTCCGCCGCTTCTCCGCCTCCAAATGTAGGCGCCTCATACCTATGTGGAAATATAGACTATCTCCGCACCTCGTCCTTCTTTGACCTTGCACGGACCGAGTATTTGGTCGGCGGCGTTTGGAGACCGGACGGCGGACGCGGTACTGGAAATGAAACCAGCCGCCCGCCCGTAAACGGGTACATCGTTTTGCGTCCGTTTGCCGCCGTGAAAGCTCTCTGTTTTTTTGTTGCGTTCGTCTTTCGCGTCCCCTATCATCCGATCGAAACGCAAGATTACCGAACAATGAAGAAACCAGAAGGAGAATCGTATGTTTCACCGAAACCGTTTCTTGAACATGGCGTTGTCCGTCGTGGCCCTATTCCTCTTCTCGGTCGGCCCGGCGCCGGCGGATGAGGTCACGGAAGCCATCGAGGAGGGGTTGAAGCAATACAACGACGGCAAGTACACGGAGGCAACCGGGAGTCTCGATTATGCGTCCCAGCTGATACGTCAGAAGAAAAGCCAGGATTTGCTGAAGCTGCTTCCGGAACCGCTTTCCGGATGGACGGCGGAGGAAGGATCGTCGGAGGCCGTGGGCGGAGCCATGTTCGGCGGAGCAGTTACCGCGAAAAGAACCTACTCGAAGGACTCCAGCTCCGTTTCCGTTGAATTCATGGCCGATTCTCCCATGCTGCAAGGCATGATGATGATGTTCACGAACCCCGTGTTCGCCACTTCCGACGGCGGAAAACTCGAGAAGATCAGCGGACAGCGCGCCATCGTCAAGTACGATGCTTCCGATAAAACGGGAGAAATCAAGATCATCGTGGCCAACCGGTTCCTGGTCACGGTCAGCGGAGACGGAATCGCCAAGAAAGAGTTGACGGACTACGCACAAGCCATCCAATACGACAAGCTGGCGGTCATGCCCTGAGCATTTGCCGGCCGAAACAGTCAAATTTAAGAATTCGACGATGAAACGACCACCCGGCGAGTTTCCCTTGCTTGCCGGGTCTTTCATGGCTCGTTTATAGACCCTGGAATAGGATCGTCCGTCACGAAGCACGGAGGCAAGCGAAGATACGGCCACGGGAAAAGAGGTCCGCTGTCTTCATCGGATCGCTTCCGGAGCGGTTCGCCTGAAACTCATTACACTTACGGAGAACGAAGATGGACGCATGGGAACTCCGCTTCAAGAGAGGTAGCGAAGTGACGTGGTCGGAAATCGAGGACGAGTGTGTACTGCTCCATCTGTCCACTGGGCGTTACTATACCCTCAATGAGGTGGGAAGGTTCATGTGGAAGTCCTTGGACGGCAAGAAGTCCCTGTCCGAACTGCACCGAAGCGTCATCCGGGAATACGATGTGGATGAGCAATCGGCCAAACAGGACATCCTGGAAGTGGTACAGGACCTTTTGAAAGAAGGTCTTCTGGAGACAGATGACAAGAATTGATCGCCTGCGTGAATTGTGCACTTTGAGAAATTGGCCATTGTATGTTCAAATTTTGATCTGGATGTCCGTCGTCCGGATTCTGGTGAATCGCATGGAGATACGCGCCGTGCTGAATCGGCTGGACAGGCGAAGGACCGCCCGTAGACCGCTTCGTGACGCCGACATCGAGCGGGCGTGGATCGGACGCCGCTTCGTGGATCTCATACTGATTCGACTTCTTAAAAGCGCCACTCCCTGCCTGGTTCAGTCACTTACCCTGTTCCATCTCTTCCGCCGCCGGGGCCTGGATGTCGGAATCGTTTTCGGAGTCCAAAAGAACACGTCCCCGCTCAAAGGTCATAGCTGGATACTCATCAACGGCGAAACGCCGTTGGAGCCGGCGGCCCCCGAGGCGTCGTGCGTGACCTTGTTCTCGTATCCATGAAGGCCCCGCATGAATCCCACCCATCTAAACGACGTCTTGAGATTGGAACTGAACCGGTGCGGGCTGGTTGAACGCTCGTTTCTTCTTCATGGGACACGTCTGACCGTCCGGTCGAATTCGTCCTTCCTGCTCGATGCCGTGGAACAGGGGCTCGCCTACTATTCGCAGAACGTATCCGACGGTCCTGCGGAGATCGAGTTCCTGCTTTTGGACCACCCGCTATCCGAATTGGGATCCCTCGCGCTTACCGGAAGCCCCGTTTTGCACTTTGATTCGGAAGTTGATGATGAACAAGGAATCACCGGTAGCATGGGCCTCCACCTCAAATATTATACTTGGGAGACTCTCGAGGTGGCCGACTTCGGACCTACGGGTCAACTCTTTGTGGATCCTTCGGGCACCCTGGGAGTCGCCCTGATCAGTCCCTGTTCATCGCCGAGCCCCAGAGCGCTTAATTACATATTCTCGCTGGGTCTCGCATCCCTCCTCCGGATGAAGGGCCG
Proteins encoded in this window:
- a CDS encoding PqqD family protein, which codes for MDAWELRFKRGSEVTWSEIEDECVLLHLSTGRYYTLNEVGRFMWKSLDGKKSLSELHRSVIREYDVDEQSAKQDILEVVQDLLKEGLLETDDKN
- a CDS encoding lasso peptide biosynthesis B2 protein; amino-acid sequence: MTRIDRLRELCTLRNWPLYVQILIWMSVVRILVNRMEIRAVLNRLDRRRTARRPLRDADIERAWIGRRFVDLILIRLLKSATPCLVQSLTLFHLFRRRGLDVGIVFGVQKNTSPLKGHSWILINGETPLEPAAPEASCVTLFSYP